Below is a genomic region from Perognathus longimembris pacificus isolate PPM17 unplaced genomic scaffold, ASM2315922v1 HiC_scaffold_5225, whole genome shotgun sequence.
AGAACCTTAGGTATGTTCGTCATCAGGGAAAAAATATCAATACTACTTTATATTAGACTTTGCACTAGTAAATATTTCTGTCGACACAATGGGTTCAAAATATACATTCCTGAACCTCAATACTACAGatttatcacaaataaaaatgctaattcctctttaaagaaaATGCAGCTGGAAATGGTGGCACACGGTGGCAATACCAGCAACTTGGGAAGTGGACACACTGAGGACccccagttccaggccaacccaagcaaagaaccaaaacaaaagggctggcagtgtggctcacatggtggaaCACTGGGAGACCTTCACTTCACTctacaggaccacataaacaatcCCTCCATGATGACAGCCAAGCTTCAGTCCGCTGGGGAGAAAAACCACAAAGCAAATGGGAAAGTACAGGAGAGATCCGCTTAGATTTTGGCTCAAATCTCACCCACCCTCACACTGCTGTCCTAGGTTTGAGTTGAATACATTAGTTTTGCAGGAACCATTCAGTTTAGGTGCTCCATGCAGGACCAATATGTATCGTATGAGTCCCTGGGGTCTGAAACCTAGAACAAAGGAAGTATCCTTAGCCTATGTAAGTGTGATATTGTCAAGTGGGTCAAAAGGAAcacagagagctgggaatgtggcttagtggtagagtgcttgccttgcatgcatgaagccctgattacaattccacataaacagaaaaggccagaagtggcactgtggcacaagtgggagtgcactagctttgagcaaatgaagctcagggacaagccccgGGTTTCTGGGGACACCAGAAAAATATTCGATGTAGTTAAGAAGTCTAtcctatgaaaaacaaaatagacaagaAGTTGCAAAAATGAGGACATTAAAGAAAAGGTAGGTAATAGTTAACATCCTGTGTAACCCAAGACTCACAATTTAAAGACTTGTATGAATGTAAAATCCTATGAAAGTCTAGCTCCCCTTACTGCCAAGGAGAGGGAACTGCATGATTCCAACCAACCTCGACTTTCTCTAAAACCCAAGAGCTCTTGGCACTTTCTCACCTAGGAATTCCAGTTCCCTAAGTGGCAGCCCAAGCGCAGGACCCATCTTGTAGATAGACGGGTCATTGAGGTGTGATTATAATTGGCCAGCTGCCCCGCCTGCCACAAACACCTCTGTGACATCACAGAAAACCAATACAGCTGACAGCAAAGCAGGACTCATTTTCACCCAGCGTTATAAGGGCCCATCCAGAACGCTGGACAGCTCCCCATGCACAAGTGGGAGAGGCCCACCCGGAGCTCTGCCCTGTCCAGCAACAGCTTCCAGGTGAGAGCCTCAGAAGGTCACTTTGACATCCtgtgcttgttagaaatgcacatTATGAGCCTTTCACAATGCACAGAATCAGAATCTGGAGAAAGAGCCTATGAAATTTGTGCTTCCACAAGCTCTCAGGTGGGTTCTTACTCATCTTCATGTCTGCAAGCCAATTATGGGGTTTACACAATTTGTTTCCTCACAAAAGAGTGATGACAAAACCTCCAATTTGTAGTCTCAGTGACTGAGAGAGCTAAGGTAGGAGGACTGCTTATGCCCAAGAGTTGGGGTGGTCTGTCAGCCTAGACAACAAAAAACGACCCCACCTCAAACAATTACCACAAAAAAACATCAATCACTTCCATGCCCCTGTATTTGAGGACTTGCCTCTGACCACAAAAATGGGAGGAACTAAAGATGTACTGTAGCCATGCACTCatctgttgaattgaaacctctttgtaaacCTACTCATACTTTTTAATATGTAAAGGGAAGAAAATATCACTATCAGGCTTCTACTCACTCCTCACCTCGCGATatggtttatgtatttattttatgtgctCAAAAAAAGTCTTTGTATGCCAGCTGCCCCAAagtttatttattcaaatagttCTCATATCcctgaagttacacacacacacacacacacataaaccccAAATGCAGCAACTTCAGAATACTTGTTTGTCTCCAATAGCAGGAGCAAGGCTGTCCACAGAACACTCCTGACAATTAGACGGTCTAAGCAGGATGCTGGGGAGTGTCTGCGCCTGACTTAGGGCTCTTCAAGAACTCTTCAGGTTGAGGCATCTTCTCAGCTGGAAGAGAAGCAATGGATACCAATCATCCACAAGGAGAAAACGTTCTGTGGTTGGAGAAAGGAATGGATATCTGCAACATAGCTTTAAAGATTGGGCCTGTgccaggccctagtggctcacacttgtaacccttagctgcccaggaggctgagagctggggaccgaggttcaaagccagcctgggcaggaaagtttgagagactctcaGCTGAATTAACCCCCaataagccacaagtggagctgttgcttaagtggtagaatgctagccttgaggggaaaaataaaacgaAGGGAAGCCACGGGGccctggttcaaatcccagcacggGGTGCTCACACCTCCACCACGGCCTGGCCCTGGGAATCCCCCTGTGGCCCAGCTCAGGCTGAGTGGGCCCAGCTGCGCCCAGAGTGTCcaacctcccctccttccccaccctgctGACGGCCCCAGAGGCGCTGCAGCTTCCTAGTGCTTAGGAAGTGCAAACCGCTGTGCGCAGGCGAAGGGGCGGCCGGAGGGGGTGAGCAGACCCCAGGGCCCCGGGGGCCTCTCCAAGCCCCTCACCTGGCCGGTCCTGGAGCTCTGCGCCCCGGGCTGCGAGGCTCAGGAGAAAGCTCTTCACGCGATTCTGCCCCGCAGGCCGTCCCAAGATGGAGACCTCAGCCACGGTGCCGCGGGCCACCTTGCTCACGTGCACCAAGGCCCGACTCCGCCATGCCAGCTGGGAGACCACGGCTTGGTGGGGACCTGGACGAGTCGGGCCAGGGGTCAGGGGGAAGGGCTGGCCAGGGCCGGgccgccctgggggctggggggcgtggggggtggggggcctgacCCAGCGGCCTCGCCCGCCCTGGCCGCTCCCCGAAGATCTGATCTgccagccaggcctccaggtAGAACCCCAGAGGGCGGCTCATGTCCTCCACCGGAAACCACCACGGCTGGACGCGAACCTGGGGGCGCAGACGCGGGGCCCCACGCGGCCTCTCCTGGGGGGAGGACGGCTGCTGCCCGCCCTGTCCGGCCGCATCCGGCCCCATGGGTTCGGCCCTAGCGGACCCAAGGCCTAGAGGATCCATGGCCCGGAGGCCCGGCTGCAAAGGCTGGGGCGGCTTCCGCCAGGCCCGGCTCTTGaggaggccccggccccgccccgtgggCGGCGCCCCTAGGAGCCCCCAGGGCCATGGTCACTTCCGGTGCCCGGTCACTTCCGCTTCTCCCCTGAACTGGATGTGGGCTCTGGGGGGAGGGTAGGGGTGCCCGGGGGCCCAGAGCCTCGGAGGGGtcatcccagccccagaattccaGCCTCAGGGCCTCTGCCCCTGCACGTCAGCGTCCACAGAGAAAAGCTGATTCTACTTCAGCCTGtggagaaattattattattattattactattattattattattatttggaatCCTCTTCAGTGCCTAGGATAAGGGTTTCCAGTCACCTTCCAAGCACAGGTAGGTAGATGAGGCCCAGAgcaggccccacgagcctacaatttcctcccctctcctgtccTGGTTCTGCCTCTCCAGATGGTTACCATTTTGAAATTAGTCAAGTGTTtctcatcagggctgggaatatggcctagtggcaagcgtctttgcctcttatacatgaagcccttggttcgactccccagcaccacatatatagcaaacagtcagaagtggtgctgtggctcaagtggcagagtgctagccttgagcaaaatgaagccagggacagtgctcaggccctgagtccaaggcccaggactggcaaaaaacaaaacatagagtcAAGTTtttaatcaagttttttttgcCCAACGAGATGTCACAAGTGGCCACTGACCATACAAAAAGTTAGACCCATGTTGTTTCCACCATCCTAAGACATTTAACATCACTATATGTTGCTCCCTGATATTCTTAATTTTGCGTCTAGATTTtcaaagttgggtgctggtggctcacgcaccTGTCATgttcgctgctcaggaggctgaggtctgaagatcaaggGTCAAAtacaacccaagcaggaaagtccctgtgatgcCGGTGAACCAAATGGCTGTCATATTGTAACATGAAAAATCTATAGGGCTTAATTGAACAGAATGACT
It encodes:
- the LOC125345026 gene encoding oocyte-expressed protein homolog is translated as MGPDAAGQGGQQPSSPQERPRGAPRLRPQVRVQPWWFPVEDMSRPLGFYLEAWLADQIFGERPGRARPLGPHQAVVSQLAWRSRALVHVSKVARGTVAEVSILGRPAGQNRVKSFLLSLAARGAELQDRPAEKMPQPEEFLKSPKSGADTPQHPA